In the genome of Halapricum salinum, one region contains:
- a CDS encoding glutathione S-transferase family protein: MNMLVDGEWRTDAFETTDEGGAFQRQETTFRDQIEDDPDARFQPEAGRYHLYVSYACPWAHRTLLARSLLGLEDAISVDVVDPFRDEDGWQFSSEKEGCTEDSLYGSDYLRELYVEADPDATCRVTVPVLWDTKEETIVNNESKEILRMLSTEFGDVAERDVDLYPEGYQDDVDAIIEAIYEPINNGVYRAGFADTQEAYDEAVEELFDALDHWDSVLEDQRYLAGDRLTEADICMFTTLVRFDEVYHTHFMCNHNLVREYDNLWPYLRDLYQTPGVAETVDMDHIKEHYYTTHPDVSPKRIVPKGPDPDFEAEHDRAELPGGPPEALLALA; encoded by the coding sequence ATGAACATGCTCGTCGACGGCGAGTGGCGAACAGACGCCTTCGAGACGACCGACGAGGGAGGGGCGTTCCAGCGCCAGGAGACCACCTTCCGCGACCAAATCGAGGACGATCCCGACGCGCGATTCCAGCCCGAAGCTGGGCGCTATCATCTGTACGTCTCCTACGCGTGTCCGTGGGCCCACCGGACGCTGCTGGCCCGGTCGCTGCTGGGACTGGAAGACGCGATCAGCGTCGACGTGGTCGACCCCTTCCGCGACGAGGATGGCTGGCAGTTCAGCTCCGAGAAGGAGGGCTGCACCGAGGACTCGCTGTACGGCAGCGACTATCTCCGGGAACTGTACGTCGAGGCCGATCCCGACGCGACCTGTCGCGTGACCGTTCCAGTCCTGTGGGACACCAAAGAAGAGACGATCGTCAACAACGAATCGAAAGAGATCCTGCGGATGCTTTCGACCGAGTTCGGTGACGTCGCAGAGCGCGACGTCGACCTCTATCCCGAGGGCTACCAGGATGACGTCGACGCGATCATCGAGGCGATCTACGAGCCGATCAACAACGGTGTCTACCGCGCGGGCTTTGCCGACACGCAGGAGGCCTACGACGAGGCCGTCGAGGAGTTGTTCGACGCGCTAGATCACTGGGACTCCGTCCTCGAAGACCAGCGGTATCTCGCGGGCGATCGGCTGACTGAGGCGGACATCTGCATGTTCACGACGCTCGTGCGCTTCGACGAGGTCTATCACACGCACTTCATGTGCAATCACAACCTCGTTCGAGAGTACGACAACCTCTGGCCGTATCTGCGCGATCTCTACCAAACTCCCGGCGTCGCCGAGACGGTCGACATGGACCACATCAAGGAGCACTACTACACGACTCATCCCGACGTCAGCCCCAAACGGATCGTCCCGAAAGGCCCCGATCCGGACTTCGAAGCCGAGCACGATCGGGCGGAACTGCCTGGCGGGCCGCCCGAAGCGCTCCTGGCGCTGGCGTGA
- a CDS encoding 50S ribosomal protein L16 yields MSDKPASMYRDIDKPSYTRREYITGIPGSKIAQHQMGDKNKDPDDYPVQISLIVEEEVQLRHGSMEASRLSANRHLIKELGEGNYKMVLRKFPHQVIRENKQATGAGADRVSDGMRQAFGKIVGTAARIQKGERVFTAYCDVDQADAVKEAFRRAYNKITPSCRIKVERGEQLLIA; encoded by the coding sequence ATGTCGGACAAACCAGCCTCGATGTACCGGGACATCGACAAGCCGTCGTACACCCGGCGCGAGTACATCACCGGAATCCCCGGTTCGAAGATCGCACAGCACCAGATGGGCGACAAGAACAAAGATCCGGACGACTACCCCGTCCAGATCAGCCTCATCGTCGAAGAAGAGGTCCAGTTGCGCCACGGCTCGATGGAAGCCTCGCGCCTGTCGGCCAACCGTCACCTGATCAAGGAACTCGGCGAGGGCAACTACAAGATGGTCCTCCGGAAGTTCCCTCACCAGGTCATCCGCGAGAACAAGCAGGCGACCGGTGCCGGGGCCGACCGTGTATCCGACGGGATGCGACAGGCCTTCGGGAAGATCGTCGGTACCGCCGCCCGCATCCAGAAGGGCGAGCGCGTCTTTACCGCCTACTGTGACGTCGACCAGGCTGACGCCGTCAAGGAAGCCTTCCGCCGTGCCTACAACAAGATCACTCCCTCGTGCCGGATCAAGGTCGAGCGGGGAGAGCAGCTTCTGATTGCGTAG
- a CDS encoding efflux RND transporter permease subunit has translation MIRESLSRTVDFVTEHNRLTLALMLVLTGIVVIGGLPQLDTESQAGADAEAFQDLEPIDKANYIADNYERSENETNQTLATVYVRDSDGNVLSKASLLESLRYQQDILANESVAAALRPEGIVDIANMVAVRAADEQNPTLDEQIEALETASAADVEQVVGETLENPQALRLLPSGHDSSSTTATDRRMLVSLDGTAVDESVETALYEAAQDRSGAGFFVLNQPAYNAYNSHFFTEMAFLVLPFALVLILGVLAFTYRDLVDIVVGMVGVLLSIMWMFGLLGWLGVAAGVISIVPVVLVTGLSIDFGFHVFNRYREQRGEDEDIREPMNRSVKLVATALILVTATAAIGFMSNVVNPLNQIRDLGIAITLGVAAALLIFVTIVPALKISIDGLFERLGWSRRKQALGHGRFLRPALSKTVTLARRGAPAVLVVALVAGAIGGFAWTGLAQESYQQPDGEVAEWKQQLPDPVGWEKHPVAEQLNHVQETYQPATADAAIQERILIEGDVTSDGTLTDLQAGVETIRDRGVLVDQPGVRAVESPVTAMAALAQRNSEFETVFDDADTDGDGVPDRNLREVYDAFYAADSDLASRVIERTDGDYRSLLVRFAVDADFTDPDSVVANFEDGAAQMEGSSDRTATPAGSLAINAAVLDEIVGGILLTMALALAAIAFTMAVVFRVMHGSATLGLVVAVPIALVLGTVIGGMYLLGIPLTLLTALLMSLVIGLGVDYNIHIGDRFADELREGKTTFEALDAAVTGTGGALLGSTLTSAGAFATLALVPQAQIVSFSSIVVIALLSSFLVSLLVLPSLLVLWDRYSPEAVTEAPTGEAMPQD, from the coding sequence ATGATACGCGAGTCGTTATCCAGAACAGTCGACTTCGTCACGGAGCACAACCGCCTGACGCTGGCGTTGATGCTGGTGCTCACGGGGATCGTCGTGATCGGTGGGCTTCCCCAGTTGGACACCGAGAGCCAGGCCGGTGCCGACGCCGAGGCGTTCCAGGATCTCGAACCGATCGATAAGGCGAACTACATCGCGGACAACTACGAGCGCTCCGAGAACGAGACGAACCAGACGCTCGCGACAGTCTACGTCCGAGATTCGGACGGCAACGTCCTCTCGAAGGCCTCACTGCTGGAGAGCCTCCGCTATCAGCAGGACATCCTGGCCAACGAGTCGGTCGCCGCGGCACTCCGACCCGAGGGAATCGTCGACATCGCGAACATGGTCGCCGTTCGCGCGGCCGACGAACAGAACCCGACGCTCGACGAGCAAATCGAGGCGCTCGAAACCGCGAGCGCGGCCGACGTCGAACAGGTAGTGGGGGAGACGCTGGAGAATCCACAGGCGCTCCGACTGTTGCCGTCCGGTCACGACTCCTCGAGTACGACTGCGACCGACCGCCGCATGCTGGTGTCACTCGACGGGACTGCCGTCGACGAGAGCGTCGAGACTGCGCTGTACGAGGCCGCACAGGATCGCTCTGGGGCCGGGTTCTTCGTGTTAAATCAGCCAGCCTACAACGCGTACAACAGCCACTTCTTCACCGAGATGGCGTTTCTCGTCCTGCCGTTCGCGCTCGTGTTGATCCTGGGAGTGCTGGCGTTCACCTATCGTGATCTGGTCGACATCGTCGTCGGGATGGTCGGTGTCTTGCTCTCGATCATGTGGATGTTCGGCCTGCTCGGGTGGCTCGGCGTCGCTGCGGGCGTGATCAGCATCGTCCCGGTCGTCCTCGTGACGGGGCTGAGTATCGACTTCGGCTTCCACGTGTTCAACAGATACCGTGAACAGCGCGGCGAGGACGAGGACATCCGCGAGCCGATGAACCGAAGCGTGAAACTCGTCGCGACGGCGCTGATTCTCGTCACGGCAACTGCGGCGATCGGATTCATGTCGAACGTCGTCAACCCGCTGAATCAGATTCGCGACCTCGGGATCGCGATCACGCTCGGTGTGGCCGCAGCACTGTTGATCTTCGTCACGATCGTTCCGGCGCTGAAGATCAGTATCGACGGGCTGTTCGAACGGCTCGGCTGGAGTCGACGCAAGCAGGCACTCGGCCACGGTCGGTTCCTGCGACCTGCACTCTCGAAGACGGTCACGCTCGCTCGGCGCGGCGCACCCGCGGTGCTTGTCGTCGCGCTCGTCGCCGGTGCGATCGGTGGCTTCGCCTGGACCGGTCTGGCCCAGGAGAGCTATCAACAGCCCGACGGCGAAGTCGCCGAGTGGAAACAGCAGTTGCCCGATCCGGTCGGCTGGGAGAAACACCCCGTCGCCGAGCAGCTGAACCACGTCCAGGAAACCTATCAACCGGCGACCGCCGACGCCGCGATCCAGGAACGAATCCTGATCGAAGGGGACGTCACCAGTGACGGGACACTCACCGATCTCCAGGCAGGTGTCGAGACGATACGAGATCGGGGCGTCCTCGTCGACCAGCCGGGCGTCCGGGCCGTCGAGTCACCCGTGACGGCGATGGCCGCGCTCGCCCAGCGCAACTCGGAGTTCGAGACGGTGTTCGACGACGCCGACACCGACGGCGATGGCGTCCCTGACAGGAACCTCCGAGAGGTCTACGACGCCTTCTACGCCGCCGACAGCGATCTCGCCAGTCGAGTGATCGAGCGCACGGACGGCGACTATCGCTCGCTGCTGGTGCGGTTCGCGGTCGACGCGGACTTTACCGACCCTGACAGCGTTGTCGCGAACTTCGAGGACGGGGCGGCACAGATGGAAGGCTCCAGTGACCGGACTGCGACGCCGGCCGGGAGTCTCGCGATCAACGCGGCCGTTCTGGACGAGATCGTCGGTGGCATCCTCCTCACGATGGCGCTCGCGCTGGCGGCGATCGCGTTCACGATGGCCGTGGTCTTCCGAGTCATGCACGGTAGTGCCACGCTCGGACTCGTCGTCGCGGTCCCCATCGCACTCGTGCTGGGGACAGTCATCGGAGGGATGTACCTCCTGGGGATCCCGCTGACGCTGCTGACGGCCTTGCTGATGAGTCTCGTCATCGGGCTGGGCGTCGACTACAACATCCACATCGGCGATCGCTTCGCCGACGAACTCCGCGAGGGCAAGACGACCTTCGAGGCCCTGGACGCCGCGGTCACCGGGACCGGCGGCGCGCTACTGGGGAGCACGCTGACCTCCGCGGGCGCGTTCGCGACGCTGGCGCTCGTCCCACAGGCTCAGATCGTGAGTTTCAGCTCGATCGTCGTGATCGCGCTGCTCTCGTCGTTCCTGGTGAGTCTGCTCGTCCTCCCGAGTCTGCTGGTGCTGTGGGATCGCTACAGTCCTGAGGCAGTGACGGAAGCGCCGACGGGCGAGGCGATGCCACAGGACTGA
- a CDS encoding heme-binding protein, giving the protein MTGERREAPPTEEGWYALHDVRTIDWDAWAEAPQRTRDRAIDEGIEFLQAATTVEDASEGRSAVFSMLGHKGDLMILHLRPTMADLDALERRFEQTALAQFTEQDRSFVSVTEASGYSDRGREFIEGDLDDDSGLAKYMRSRLYPEIPEMEHVCFYPMDKRRDPEYNWYDLPFEERAEHMDAHGEVGREYAGKVTQMITGSIGLDDWEWGVTLYADDMTDVKDLLYEMRFDPSSSKFAEFGPFWVGRRFDPADLDSFLEGERLSTPWGEESAAHGTEDHPPATPEDAVEGDHDTAEDGHSHGEGGHPHGESKADHPHGDGEADDSQGDGDDDSDHPGSGGGRPPTTDSWSEAIAEVDDIETRLGRAGLHEGEEYEPESYGLIFETQRDAADLVDEVDGLRSNFDHYDTHVTTTVRASQGQTVLISVWANDDAAQTASGFLTDLDGIDTGARGWLGAAPEGEGDVTDAGAESIRAELADRGIYAGQPHGEDVYALVLYSTEDVRKLFSEVDGLRSNFEHYDTHVKTAVYDDPNSETAAVVSIWDTRDAAETASDFLEDLPQIVRKAGEGDGFGTMGMFYTVKPDYREEFVETFDVVGGKLAEMDGHRETALLVNEEDDNDMFIASRWDGKEDAMAFFRSEDFRDTVQWGREVLADTPRHVFLA; this is encoded by the coding sequence ATGACCGGAGAGCGACGCGAAGCACCCCCAACCGAAGAAGGCTGGTACGCACTCCACGACGTTCGAACGATCGACTGGGACGCCTGGGCCGAGGCCCCCCAGCGCACCCGTGACCGCGCCATCGACGAGGGAATCGAGTTCCTGCAGGCTGCGACGACCGTCGAGGACGCCAGTGAGGGCCGCTCGGCCGTCTTCTCGATGCTCGGCCACAAGGGCGACCTCATGATCCTCCATCTGCGCCCGACGATGGCCGATCTCGACGCGCTCGAACGGCGCTTCGAACAGACCGCGCTGGCGCAGTTCACCGAACAGGACCGCTCGTTCGTCTCGGTGACGGAGGCGTCGGGCTACTCCGACCGCGGCCGGGAGTTCATCGAGGGCGACCTGGACGACGACTCGGGACTGGCGAAGTACATGCGCTCGCGCCTCTATCCCGAGATCCCGGAGATGGAGCACGTCTGCTTCTATCCGATGGACAAGCGCCGGGACCCCGAGTACAACTGGTACGACCTCCCCTTCGAGGAGCGCGCGGAACACATGGACGCCCACGGCGAGGTGGGCCGCGAATATGCGGGCAAGGTCACCCAGATGATCACAGGATCGATCGGCCTGGACGACTGGGAGTGGGGCGTGACCCTCTACGCTGACGACATGACCGATGTGAAGGACCTGCTGTACGAGATGCGCTTCGATCCCTCCTCTTCGAAGTTCGCCGAGTTCGGCCCCTTCTGGGTCGGCCGCCGCTTCGACCCCGCCGACCTCGATTCGTTCCTCGAAGGTGAGCGACTGTCGACGCCCTGGGGCGAGGAGAGCGCTGCCCACGGAACAGAGGATCACCCGCCAGCGACGCCCGAAGACGCCGTCGAAGGGGATCACGACACTGCCGAGGACGGGCACTCGCACGGCGAAGGTGGCCACCCACACGGTGAGTCGAAAGCCGACCATCCGCACGGAGACGGCGAAGCTGACGATTCACAGGGAGACGGCGATGACGACAGCGACCACCCGGGCAGCGGCGGCGGTCGCCCGCCGACGACCGACTCTTGGAGTGAAGCCATCGCCGAAGTCGACGACATCGAAACTCGGCTGGGTCGGGCGGGACTCCACGAGGGCGAGGAGTACGAGCCAGAGTCCTACGGCCTTATCTTCGAGACACAGCGCGACGCCGCCGACCTCGTCGACGAAGTCGACGGTCTGCGTTCGAACTTCGATCACTACGACACCCACGTCACGACGACCGTCCGGGCCAGCCAGGGCCAGACCGTCCTGATCAGCGTCTGGGCGAACGACGACGCCGCCCAGACTGCTTCCGGATTCCTGACCGACCTCGACGGGATCGACACCGGTGCGCGCGGGTGGCTCGGTGCGGCTCCCGAGGGGGAGGGCGACGTCACAGATGCGGGTGCAGAGAGCATTCGCGCGGAACTCGCAGATCGAGGGATCTACGCCGGTCAGCCCCACGGCGAGGACGTCTACGCGCTCGTGCTGTACTCGACCGAGGACGTCCGGAAACTGTTCAGCGAGGTCGACGGCCTGCGCTCGAACTTCGAACACTACGATACCCACGTCAAGACCGCCGTCTACGACGACCCCAACAGCGAGACGGCCGCCGTCGTCAGCATCTGGGATACCCGCGACGCCGCCGAGACGGCCAGTGACTTCCTCGAAGACCTGCCCCAAATCGTCCGCAAAGCCGGCGAGGGCGATGGCTTCGGCACGATGGGCATGTTCTACACCGTCAAGCCAGACTATCGCGAGGAGTTCGTCGAGACCTTCGACGTCGTGGGCGGAAAACTCGCGGAGATGGACGGCCACCGCGAGACCGCGCTGCTGGTCAACGAGGAAGACGACAACGACATGTTCATCGCCTCGCGCTGGGACGGAAAGGAGGACGCGATGGCCTTCTTCCGCTCCGAAGACTTTCGCGACACTGTCCAGTGGGGCCGGGAAGTGCTGGCGGACACGCCGCGGCACGTCTTTCTGGCCTGA
- a CDS encoding site-2 protease family protein gives MVSTLTLVLAGVLLYTVVAMTLRQRGVLPEFIHVSGPLTTIHTQRGKKFLDRLAKRERFWRAWGNLGLGIALVFLIGLFLIVLLSAYQNVLQPTANPIQEPKNALVIPGVNDFLPLSAAPDIIFGLLVGLVVHEGGHGLLCRVEDIEIDSMGIALFALIPIGAFVEPDEEDRKASGRGAQARMFAAGVTNNFAITVIAFALLFGPVTGSIAVASGVPVGGTLPDSPAREAGLGNGDVVTAVEGTTVEDAEDLDALLANTSDERVAVTTSDGETRQVDRAVLVTQALADGPLDVAAGDTIVAVNGTEVGTENAFGNALANRSVATLELADNSTVTGPVGAYASSISDGGPLADAGAPAGESVVVTRIDGERIVDDESMQDVLEDIEPGTVVDVELFVDDERQTREVELGENSRTDGALLGVSLLQPGYSGVVVNDFGIRVYPAEPFLGVVSGEGLLGGLADGSLAIVMFTILVLPFAAVADPTLGFNFAGFIGPVTEFYTIQGPLEPLGGGVFLAANLLFWTGWVNFNLGLFNCIPAFPLDGGHLLRASTEAILSRTPLNRREHVQTVTISIGLIMGISLILMLFGPQLLA, from the coding sequence ATGGTGTCGACGCTGACGCTGGTGCTGGCCGGCGTGCTTCTGTACACAGTCGTCGCGATGACGCTGCGACAGCGCGGCGTGTTGCCGGAGTTTATCCACGTCTCGGGACCGCTGACGACGATCCACACCCAGCGGGGAAAGAAGTTTCTCGATCGGCTCGCCAAACGCGAGCGGTTCTGGCGGGCGTGGGGTAATCTCGGGCTCGGGATCGCCCTCGTGTTCCTGATCGGCCTGTTCCTGATCGTCCTGCTCTCGGCCTACCAGAACGTCCTCCAGCCGACGGCCAACCCGATCCAGGAGCCGAAGAACGCGCTGGTCATCCCGGGCGTCAACGACTTCCTGCCGCTGTCGGCCGCGCCCGACATCATCTTCGGGTTGCTCGTCGGGCTGGTCGTCCACGAGGGCGGCCACGGCCTGCTCTGCCGGGTCGAAGATATCGAGATCGATTCGATGGGCATCGCGCTCTTTGCACTGATTCCGATCGGCGCGTTCGTCGAACCCGACGAGGAGGACCGTAAAGCGTCGGGCCGCGGGGCGCAGGCGCGGATGTTCGCCGCCGGAGTCACCAACAATTTCGCGATCACTGTGATCGCGTTCGCGCTCCTGTTCGGGCCGGTGACGGGCTCGATCGCCGTCGCCAGTGGCGTCCCCGTCGGTGGGACGCTGCCCGACTCCCCGGCTCGCGAGGCCGGGCTGGGTAACGGCGACGTCGTCACCGCGGTGGAGGGGACGACCGTCGAGGACGCCGAGGACCTCGATGCGCTGCTCGCGAACACGAGTGACGAACGGGTCGCGGTGACGACCAGCGACGGCGAGACGAGACAGGTCGACCGCGCGGTACTTGTCACGCAGGCGCTCGCGGACGGCCCCCTCGACGTCGCGGCCGGAGACACGATCGTCGCCGTCAACGGCACCGAGGTCGGGACTGAAAACGCATTCGGAAACGCACTCGCGAATCGTTCGGTCGCGACGCTGGAACTGGCCGATAACTCGACGGTCACCGGACCAGTGGGAGCATACGCGAGTTCGATCAGTGACGGCGGGCCACTCGCCGACGCCGGCGCGCCGGCAGGCGAGTCGGTCGTCGTGACGCGGATCGACGGCGAACGGATCGTCGACGACGAGTCGATGCAGGACGTGCTGGAAGACATCGAACCCGGAACAGTCGTCGACGTCGAGTTATTCGTCGACGACGAGCGCCAGACCCGAGAGGTCGAACTGGGTGAGAACTCCCGGACCGACGGTGCGCTGCTCGGCGTCTCGCTCCTACAGCCGGGCTATAGCGGCGTCGTCGTCAACGATTTCGGAATCCGGGTCTACCCGGCGGAGCCGTTCCTCGGTGTCGTCTCGGGTGAGGGCCTGCTGGGTGGCCTCGCGGACGGCTCGCTCGCGATCGTTATGTTCACGATTCTCGTCTTGCCGTTCGCGGCGGTGGCCGATCCGACGCTCGGATTCAACTTCGCCGGCTTCATCGGCCCCGTCACGGAGTTCTACACGATCCAGGGGCCGCTCGAACCGCTCGGGGGTGGCGTCTTCCTGGCCGCGAACCTGCTGTTCTGGACGGGCTGGGTCAACTTCAACCTCGGGCTGTTCAACTGCATTCCGGCGTTCCCGCTGGACGGGGGCCACCTCCTGCGGGCGAGCACCGAGGCGATCCTCTCGCGGACGCCGCTGAACCGCCGCGAGCACGTTCAGACCGTGACTATTTCGATCGGACTGATCATGGGGATCAGCCTGATCCTGATGCTGTTCGGGCCGCAGTTGCTGGCCTGA
- a CDS encoding excinuclease ABC subunit C: MNADAVRDLATDLPREPGVYQFLDGAGDDATVLYVGKAVDIRDRVRSYADPRGERIRQMVARAATIDTVVTDTETQALLLEANLIKRHQPRYNVRLKDDKSYPLVQLTDHAVPRIEITRDPGEGATVYGPFTNKGRLETVVKAVRETYGLRGCSDHKYANRDRPCLDYDIGLCTAPCTGEISESDYQADCEAVRRFFEGETGVVADPLRREMQEAAQNEEFERAANLRDRLEAVESLHGGGGDAVTDERERERAVDVLGVAVEGESATVARLHSADGSLVDRERHRLDAPEGEHAGAVVGAFVAQYYAERELPDVLLLSDRPDDTDLLNWLDSEGVEVRVPGAGREATLVDLALKNARRQGGERDESAALADALGLDRARRIEGFDVSHAQGKAVVGSDVTFVDGSPEKADYRRKKLDERNDDYANMRALVRWRAERAVEDRDDRPDPDLLLIDGGEGQLGAAQDALAETGWNVPLIALAKAEELVVTPDGVERWPDDAPHLHLLQRVRDEAHRFAVQYHQTLRDEVSTALDEVPGVGPETRKQLLGHFGSVAAIREASAEELQAVDGVGAATAETIERHL, from the coding sequence ATGAATGCGGACGCGGTCCGCGACCTCGCCACCGACCTCCCACGAGAGCCCGGCGTCTACCAGTTTCTCGACGGTGCGGGCGACGACGCCACAGTGCTCTACGTCGGCAAGGCCGTCGACATCCGCGACCGCGTCCGGTCCTACGCCGACCCGCGCGGCGAGCGTATCCGCCAGATGGTCGCCCGGGCCGCGACGATCGACACCGTCGTCACCGACACCGAGACCCAGGCCCTGCTGCTGGAAGCAAACCTCATCAAGCGCCACCAGCCCCGCTACAACGTCCGGCTGAAAGACGACAAATCCTATCCACTCGTCCAGCTCACTGACCACGCCGTCCCGCGGATCGAGATCACCCGCGATCCCGGCGAGGGCGCGACGGTCTACGGACCATTCACGAACAAGGGTCGGCTCGAAACCGTCGTCAAAGCCGTTCGGGAAACCTACGGCCTCCGGGGCTGTTCGGATCACAAATACGCGAATCGGGATCGGCCCTGCCTGGATTACGACATCGGACTCTGTACTGCCCCCTGCACCGGCGAGATCAGCGAGAGTGACTACCAGGCCGACTGCGAGGCGGTCCGGCGCTTCTTCGAGGGCGAGACCGGTGTGGTCGCCGACCCGCTCCGGCGGGAGATGCAGGAGGCCGCCCAGAACGAGGAGTTCGAACGCGCCGCGAACCTCCGCGATCGGCTGGAGGCCGTCGAATCACTCCACGGCGGTGGTGGCGACGCCGTCACGGACGAACGCGAGCGCGAACGCGCGGTCGACGTCCTCGGCGTCGCCGTCGAGGGCGAGTCCGCGACGGTCGCCCGCCTCCACAGCGCCGACGGCTCGCTCGTCGATCGCGAGCGCCACCGACTCGACGCTCCTGAAGGCGAGCACGCCGGCGCAGTCGTGGGCGCGTTCGTCGCTCAGTACTACGCCGAGCGTGAACTCCCGGATGTGCTGCTGCTGTCGGATCGGCCCGACGACACGGACCTCCTGAACTGGCTCGACAGCGAGGGCGTCGAGGTCCGCGTTCCGGGTGCGGGCCGGGAGGCAACGCTCGTGGATCTGGCCCTGAAGAACGCCCGTCGGCAGGGCGGCGAGCGCGACGAGAGCGCCGCACTCGCGGACGCGCTCGGCCTCGACCGCGCGCGTCGAATCGAGGGCTTCGACGTGAGTCACGCCCAGGGCAAAGCCGTCGTGGGAAGCGACGTCACGTTCGTCGACGGCAGCCCCGAGAAGGCCGACTACCGGCGGAAGAAACTCGACGAGCGCAACGACGACTACGCCAACATGCGCGCGCTGGTCCGCTGGCGCGCCGAGCGCGCGGTGGAGGACCGTGACGACCGCCCGGACCCCGACCTGCTGCTGATCGACGGCGGCGAAGGGCAACTCGGAGCCGCACAGGACGCGCTCGCGGAGACGGGCTGGAACGTCCCCCTGATCGCACTCGCCAAAGCCGAAGAACTCGTGGTGACCCCCGATGGCGTCGAACGCTGGCCCGATGACGCACCCCACCTGCACCTCCTCCAGCGCGTCCGCGACGAGGCCCATCGCTTCGCCGTCCAGTACCACCAGACCCTGCGAGACGAAGTGTCGACGGCGCTGGACGAAGTTCCGGGCGTCGGGCCCGAGACCCGCAAGCAATTGCTCGGCCACTTCGGGAGCGTCGCGGCGATCAGGGAGGCTTCGGCGGAAGAGCTGCAGGCAGTCGACGGTGTCGGAGCGGCGACCGCAGAGACGATCGAGCGTCATCTGTAA